The Methanothrix sp. DNA window ACAGATGCGATGTGCGGCTGGCTTATTGGCTTGCCGATCTGTGAGAGTATCTTCACGTAAACCTCCTCCACACCCTCCACCTCCTCAGCGATCTCCTTTGCTATGAGGTTTGAGAGGAGGTTGTAGATCTTGCCGACGTGGTTGATCGGGTTCTTCCCTGACGTGGCTTCCAGGCTCATCGGTCTGTTCGGTGTTATCAGGCCATTTGCACGGTTGCCCCTGCCCACAGCGCCGTCATCCCCCATCTCTGCAGAGGTGCCTGTGACAGTGATGTACACAGAGCCGGTTGCTATGTTATCGCCCACGTTCATCTGCACGCTGACCCTGCGCCTTGTCATCGACTGCGCCTTGGCGGAGATCGCCTCCACGATCTCTTTCTTCGTCTCCACGTAGTGATCCAGATCATCTATGTACCTGTCGACCATCGCGCATGCGATCGTCAGATAGATCGTATCGTCATCCCTGAGACCCATGACCTTTATGTCCTCGCCTATCGCGGGTATTCTGCTCCTGAGCGAGAGAAGCTCCTGCTCTGTGCTGTACACTATCCTCTCGGTCTCAGATAACGGAGCATATCCCACACCGTATGATGTATCATTCGCGCTTGGCACAGTGGTAACATCTCTGTCGAATATATCACACAGATCTGCAGAGCCTGTGCCTATCTTGCAGTCTATGATGACATGTGTATCCAGATCGAGGTTTCTCAGAGCTCTCCTGAGGTGGTTTCGTGCTGTTCTCAGCGCTATTGCGTCCACAGGCACCTCAACATCTCCGCATGTCCGCGTCGCTCTGCCTGTGAGCAGTATGTACTGGGGCTGGATGACCTCCCCACCGCCGAACGCCGGCCTGGAGCGTCCCGCCACTATCTGTATCTTGTCGGTGTTGTGGTGAAGCACCCTGCCGAACCTCTCGATGTACTCTCTGCAGAGGGCCCGGCTGATCTCCTCCGCGATGCCATCTGCAACGCTGTCCGGATGCCCCAGTCCCTTGCGCTCCACAACCTCTATCTTCTGCTTCTCAACAGGCCTCTGGGTTAGCTCCTCGACCCTGATATTTCTGGTCATGACCCCATCCTCGGTTCAGATCTTCGAGCTCAGATCCACCAGCTCCCTATTAATACTTTGGTCGGTGGAATGGAACTCCGGTTGGCTCATTCATTGATGAAGATGCCAGCTGGTTTTAATCATGCCTGAAGAGCAGCTCGCTCGATCCAGATTGGTATATATAAGAGATGTGCCATACGCTGATCCGATGAGAGCAGCTCTTCTACAGATCAACACAACCGTCGGGGATCTCGAGGGCAATGCGTCTCTTATCAGAAAAGCTGTGGAGTCGCTTGATGCAGACCTGGCGATAACCCACGAGATGTCCCTGCTGGGATATCCTCCGCGCGATCTTCTTCTCATGCCCGGCTTTGTGAGCAAAGCCTGGGATGTTCTCAGGAGGCTCGCGCTCGATCTCAAAGATTCTCCGCCCGTGCTCGTCGGGATACCGGAGCCGAATATATCCGATACC harbors:
- a CDS encoding methionine adenosyltransferase; this encodes MTRNIRVEELTQRPVEKQKIEVVERKGLGHPDSVADGIAEEISRALCREYIERFGRVLHHNTDKIQIVAGRSRPAFGGGEVIQPQYILLTGRATRTCGDVEVPVDAIALRTARNHLRRALRNLDLDTHVIIDCKIGTGSADLCDIFDRDVTTVPSANDTSYGVGYAPLSETERIVYSTEQELLSLRSRIPAIGEDIKVMGLRDDDTIYLTIACAMVDRYIDDLDHYVETKKEIVEAISAKAQSMTRRRVSVQMNVGDNIATGSVYITVTGTSAEMGDDGAVGRGNRANGLITPNRPMSLEATSGKNPINHVGKIYNLLSNLIAKEIAEEVEGVEEVYVKILSQIGKPISQPHIASVQLVLKEGVSMNSAHSRAQEITDRWLEDIPRVQQMIFRGELQTY